Genomic segment of Rhodocaloribacter litoris:
GCCGTCGAGTTTTCCGTGGTGCCGGCCGGGCTGCGCGTGCTCATGCCGTCTTCACCGCCGGCGGAACCCTGAGATGCCTATATTCCCCGGAAGGCCGGAGAGAACCGTGCGTCGGTGCGGACGTTATCTCTGGCACCGGTGCACATACAACGTTTTGAAGAATGAACGAGGGGGACAAAGAGCAGATCGTCCGGCGTCTGGAGGCGCGCGTTCGACCGGAAGGCGGTGCCGACCGGATGTTGCAGACGGCCCTGCAACGGATGGTGCGTGCGGGGGCCTGTCGCTTCGGTGTTTGCGCGGACAAGCCGGACCAGATGGGGTTCGACGCGTGCGAGCTGGCCCCGCCGCTGGCGCGCATGATCGACCATACGGCGTTGAAGCCGGAAACGACGGAGGCGGACGTGCACCGGCTCTGCGAGGAGGCCCGGCGCTACTGCTTTGCCTCCGTCTGCGTCAACCCCTGCTGGGTGCCGGTGGCCGCCGGGCTACTGCGGGGAACGCCCGTCGCCGTGTGCACGGTCATCGGTTTTCCCCTCGGGGCCACGCAGACGGCGGCCAAGGTCTGTGAGGCCGAGCACGCGATCCGGGACGGCGCCACCGAACTGGACATGGTGCTCAACATCGGCAAGTTGAAGAGCGGTGACTACGACTACACCGAGCGGGACGTCCGCGCCGTCGTCGAGACGGCCCGGGCCGGCGGCCGGATCATCGTGAAGGTGATTCTGGAGACGGCCCTGCTGACCGACGAGGAGAAGGTCATTGCGGCCGTGCTCGCACAGAATGCCGGAGCCGACTTCGTGAAAACCTCCACGGGCTTCTCGCGCGGCGGGGCCACCGTGGAAGACGTGGCCCTCCTGCGGCGGGTCGTCGGGCACGGTATGGGGGTGAAGGCGTCCGGCGGCGTGCGCTCCCGGGAGGCGGCCGAGGCCATGATCGCCCACGGCGCCACCCGCATCGGTGCCAGTGCCTCCGTCGAGATCATCAAGGGGTTACAGGCCAACGGCCAGGGCTATTGAACCACCCATGACCTTACGTAGGATGCATAGACCCGTACCCCTCCGGCTCCTCTGCCTGATGCTGGCGCTGGGGCTGGGCGCCTGTTCGGCCGGCCGGTCGGCGACGGATACCGGCCAGACCGGTCCGGATGCCGGAGAGGCGGGCCTCGAACTGTCCGATTTTGAAGACTTCGACCCCACACCCTATGCGGAGTCCCCCCCCGAGACGGTGACCACCATCGAACACGACGTTCCGGACCGGCTCCTGCGGGGACAGGCGGATCAGGGCGTCGAGCAACTCGTGCAGGGCTACCGGATCCAGATCTTCCAGACCCTCGACAAGGAGCAGGCGTTCTTGCGGGAGGAAGAGGTGGAGAACTGGTGGGCATCCCTGAGCGAGACCGAACGACCCCGGGGACTGCCGGACACGCTGCCGGTGTACGTGCGCTACCACCAGCCGTATTACCGTGTGCGGGTGGGCGACTTCACCTCCCGGTCCGCGGCCGAGGCGGTGCTGGCCCGCCTGGCGAAACGCTTTCCCGGTGCCTTCATCGCCCCGGACCTGGTGACCGTGGTGCGCTAGCGCACCACGGCCTTTTCCCGGAGAAAGCAGCCCGGCCACCACCGGCGACGGGCAATGGCCGGGCCGTTCCGGGAGCTGCTCAGGCCGGTTGTGCCTGCCCGTTGGCGCGGGCTTTCAGCTTCGCCTCCAGGCGCTTCCGCGCCAGGTCGAACCGGTCCAGGCTCATCACCTTGTGCCAGGCCGCCACGAAGTCACGCACGAACTGCTCGGCGGCGTCGTCGGCGGCATAGACTTCGGCGATGGCCCGGAGCTGCGCGTTGGCGCCGAAGATGAGGTCGAAGCGGCTGGCGGTCCACCGGCGCTCGCCCGTGGCCCGGTCGCGTCCTTCGAAGAGCTGCTCGTCGTCCGAGACGGCTTTCCACTCGGTGTTCAGGTCGAGCAGGTTGACGAAGAAGTCGTTCGTGAGCCGGCCGGGGCGGTGTGTCAGGATGCCCACGTCGGAGCCGTCGTAGTTGGCGTTCAGCGCCCGCATGCCGCCGAGGAGCACCGTCATCTCGGGCGCGGTCAGCGTCAGGAGCTGGGCCTTGTCCACCAGCAGCTCCTCGGCCGGCCGGCGGGCCCGGTCGCTGAGGTAGTTGCGGAAGCCGTCGGCCTTCGGTTCGAGCCACTGGAAGGACTCCACGTCGGTCTGCTCCTGCGAGGCGTCGGTGCGGCCCGGCTCGAAGGGGACGGTGATGTCGTGTCCGGCGTCCCGGGCCGCCTTTTCCACGGCCGCGCAGCCGCCCAGCACGATCAGGTCGGCCAGCGAGACGCGGACGTTGTCCGTGCGCGAGGCGTTGAAGTCTTGCTGGATCTGGCCCAGGACACCGAGTACCTTCGCCAACTCGGCCGGGTTGTTGACCGGCCAGTCCTTCTGCGGCGCCAGGCGGATGCGGGCGCCGTTGGCCCCGCCGCGCTTGTCGCTGTGCCGGTACGTCGAGGCCGACGCCCAGGCCGTGCGGACGAGCTCCGGGATGGTCAGGCCCGAGGCCAGGATCCGCTGCTTCAGCTGGGCGATCTCCGCCGGGCCGATCAGGTCATGATCGACCTCCGGGATGGGGTCCTGCCAGAGCAGCTCCTCCCCGGGCACTTCGGGGCCGAGCAGGCGCGCGCGTGGCCCCATGTCGCGGTGCGTGAGCTTGTACCAGGCCTTCGCAAACGCCTTCCTGAACGCTTCCGGGTTCTCGAGGAAACGCTTGGAGATCTCCCGGTAGACGGGATCTTCCTTCAGGGCCAGGTCGGTGGTGAGCATCACCGGCGCGTGCCGCTTCGAGGGGTCGTGGGCGTCGGGCACGGTGTTCTGGGCTTCCGGGTTCTTGGCCCGCCACTGCCAGGCGCCGCCCGGGCTTTTCTCCAGCTCCCACTCGTAGTTGAAGAGGTTGTCGAAGAAGCTGTTGTCCCACTGCGTCGGGGTGGCGGTCCAGGCCCCCTCCAGGCCGCTGGTGATCGTGTCGCTCCCCTTGCCGGTGCCGAAGCGGTTCTGCCAGCCGAGGCCCTGTGCCTCGATGGGGGCGGCCTCCGGGTCCGGGCCGAGATGGTCCACGGGCGCGGCGCCGTGCGTCTTGCCGAAGGTGTGGCCGCCGGCGATCAGGGCCACCGTCTCCTCGTCGTTCATCGCCATGCGGGCGAAGGACTGGCGGATGAACCGGGCGGCCGCTTTCGGGTCCGGCTTGCCGCCGGGACCTTCCGGGTTGACGTAGATGAGGCCCATGTGGTCGGCGGCCAGGTCCTCGCGCAGGGTGCCGCTCTCGTCGTGCCGCTCGTCGCCGAGCCACTCGGCTTCCGGCCCCCAGTCGACGGACTCGTCCGGCTCCCAGACGTCCTCGCGGCCGCCGGCGAAGCCGAACGTCTCGAAGCCCATCGACTCCAGGGCGACGTTGCCGGCCAGGATCATCAGGTCGGCCCAGGAGAGCTTGCGGCCGTACTTTTTCTTGACGGGCCAGAGGAGGCGGCGGGCCCGGTCCAGGTTGATGTTGTCGGGCCAGCTGTTGAGCGGGGCGAAGCGCTGTGTGCCGTCGGAGGAGCCGCCGCGGCCGTCGCTGACGCGGTAGGTGCCGGCACTGTGCCAGGCCATGCGGATGATGAGCGGCCCGTAGTGGCCGTAGTCGGCCGGCCACCAGTCCTGCGAGGTGGTCAGCACCTGTTCGATGTCCTTTTTGACGGCCGCCAGGTCCAGCGTCGAGAAGGCCTCGGCGTAGTCGAAGTCTTCGCCCAGCGGGTTGCCGGCGGGCGGGTTCTGGTGGAGGACCTTCAGGTTGAGCTGGTTGGGCCACCAGTCGCGGTTGGTCCGGCGCTGCGTGCGGTAGGCCTGGGTGTCGTGCGCCGGGCACTTACCGTTACCGTTGGGTTTGCTCATGGCGTCTTCAGCAGGTTGATGAATGGGTTGTGGGGTCAGTGGTCGGAGGCCGGGGAAGGGGCGGCCCGGCAGGCCGGACAGCGCCCCCAGTAGATGACCTCGGCTTCGTCGATCTCGTAGCCCCGGTCGTCGGACGGGGTGAGGCACGGGGCCGGGCCGACGGCGCAGTCCACGTCCACGACGCGGCCGCAGACGCGGCAGATCAGGTGGTGGTGGTTGTCGCCCACCCGGTCCTCGTAGCGGGCCGGGGAGCCCATGGGCTGGATGCGCCGGATGAGCCCCTTCTCGGCCAGCGTGTTGAGGGCGTCATAGATCGCCTGGCGGGAGATGGCCCCGAGCTCGGCCCGGGCCAGCTCGAACACGCGGTCGGCGGTGATGTGCGGGTGTTTCGAAACCGCCCGCAGGACGGCCAGGCGCTGGGCCGTGACGTGAAGGCCGTGTCGGCGAAGGAGGTCTGCCGGGTCGTTGATCATGGAAATAGCTTACGTCGAATTCTGGATCGAGTCAAGATTTTGACATGATCCACACGTATTTCAAAAAAGACCGGACCGGTTCTTCGCACGGGGTCGTCCGGGGGATCGGGTCGGAAGGCCGGCTGTGCCGGGACGGTGCGTTTCGGGGCAGAGAAAAGAGTCCGGCGGATGCCTGCCCGGGAGGGCAGGTCACGGGCGGCGCACCATGCCGTGCGGGCGGCGCTTGCGGTCCACGGAGACGATGCGGCAGGGAGGCCCCGGCATCGACGCGGTCGGTGTGCCCGGTGGCTGCGAAATGAAAAAGGCCTCTCCGGGACGCAGGCCGGACGCGCTCGCACCTACTACCTCGAGCGGCAACCGGCCCCCGGAGAGGCCTGCAATGGGCCAGACAACGAAAGGGATCGCTCGTACAAAACGACCGCCTTGTCTGTGCGGGTTCATGGCCCGTCGGACCCGATGCGCGGGCGAAGCACCAAAGGCAGGAATGGATGATCGGTTTGCCTGCTTTCGCCCGCGCAGACCGGGTGGCTCATCATGTGAGCGGGTTGATCATCCATTCGGTCGAAACCCCCTTACCCCACAACTGCAGGGTGATGCAAGGTATCGCATAGAGCGCCCGGGTGTAAATAGGGCTCTTACCCAATCGAACGTAGGGATTTTTCCCAGGGGCTATGGTTGCAGGAACGCGGCGACGTCGGGCCGGGCCCGGAGGGCTGCCAGCTCGTCCGGGGTGGGATACTGGGGCCGGTCGCGGTCGTGGGCGACGAGGCAGAGGAACCCCAGGGGTTCGGCGCCGGCACGAAGCTGGTGCCAGGTCATCGGCGGGACGTGGACCAGGTCGAAGGGGGCCACCGCATGGATTTCGGTGCCGATCAGCACACGGCCGCGACCGCGCAGGATGACGACGGCGTGCGGGTGTTCGTGCCGCTCCAGGGACGAGAAGCCGCCGGGCACGATCTCGAAATAGCGCACCTGCACCGGCAGGCCGTCCGCCGCGTCGAAGAGCACCTGGCGGGTGACGCCCCGGAAGGAGTTTGCCTCCGGCTTGTAGGTCCGGAGGGGAACCTCTTCCCACCGGAAGCGGCCGGCATGGGGCCGGAAGCGCCGTACCGGGGGAATGCGGCGGTGAGAGGGGAAGGGGTTCATGGGACGAGGGAGGGCTTGTTCAACGATAAGGCGGCGGCGCGGTACGATTCCGTCCACGAACGCCCGTATCTCGTGGAGGGATTTCGGATTGCTTCGTGTCTTTTGGTAACCGGGTGAGGGGTGTGAGGGGTCCGTGGGCCGGGGGCGCTACGTGCGAGGGAAGCCATCCCGGCATCCCTCGCTGCGACAGCGGGGGCGGGAGAGGGCAACCCGCGCAACCGGCGTGCGGAACGGGCATCAGGGGGATCGTGTGGTGACGCCGGCGGCCGCCGCGACGCTTTCGACGAAGGCGCGGGTTCGCTCGCGCAGGGCGCCCTCGCCGGCCTCGAGCAGGCTGCCGCCGATGAGCAGCATCGTATCCGGCCCGAAGGTGGCGACGAGCTCCGCCGCCCGTTCGACCTGCATGCCGCCGGCCGGCACGGGAAAGGC
This window contains:
- the katG gene encoding catalase/peroxidase HPI, producing the protein MSKPNGNGKCPAHDTQAYRTQRRTNRDWWPNQLNLKVLHQNPPAGNPLGEDFDYAEAFSTLDLAAVKKDIEQVLTTSQDWWPADYGHYGPLIIRMAWHSAGTYRVSDGRGGSSDGTQRFAPLNSWPDNINLDRARRLLWPVKKKYGRKLSWADLMILAGNVALESMGFETFGFAGGREDVWEPDESVDWGPEAEWLGDERHDESGTLREDLAADHMGLIYVNPEGPGGKPDPKAAARFIRQSFARMAMNDEETVALIAGGHTFGKTHGAAPVDHLGPDPEAAPIEAQGLGWQNRFGTGKGSDTITSGLEGAWTATPTQWDNSFFDNLFNYEWELEKSPGGAWQWRAKNPEAQNTVPDAHDPSKRHAPVMLTTDLALKEDPVYREISKRFLENPEAFRKAFAKAWYKLTHRDMGPRARLLGPEVPGEELLWQDPIPEVDHDLIGPAEIAQLKQRILASGLTIPELVRTAWASASTYRHSDKRGGANGARIRLAPQKDWPVNNPAELAKVLGVLGQIQQDFNASRTDNVRVSLADLIVLGGCAAVEKAARDAGHDITVPFEPGRTDASQEQTDVESFQWLEPKADGFRNYLSDRARRPAEELLVDKAQLLTLTAPEMTVLLGGMRALNANYDGSDVGILTHRPGRLTNDFFVNLLDLNTEWKAVSDDEQLFEGRDRATGERRWTASRFDLIFGANAQLRAIAEVYAADDAAEQFVRDFVAAWHKVMSLDRFDLARKRLEAKLKARANGQAQPA
- a CDS encoding Fur family transcriptional regulator, whose translation is MINDPADLLRRHGLHVTAQRLAVLRAVSKHPHITADRVFELARAELGAISRQAIYDALNTLAEKGLIRRIQPMGSPARYEDRVGDNHHHLICRVCGRVVDVDCAVGPAPCLTPSDDRGYEIDEAEVIYWGRCPACRAAPSPASDH
- the deoC gene encoding deoxyribose-phosphate aldolase produces the protein MAPPLARMIDHTALKPETTEADVHRLCEEARRYCFASVCVNPCWVPVAAGLLRGTPVAVCTVIGFPLGATQTAAKVCEAEHAIRDGATELDMVLNIGKLKSGDYDYTERDVRAVVETARAGGRIIVKVILETALLTDEEKVIAAVLAQNAGADFVKTSTGFSRGGATVEDVALLRRVVGHGMGVKASGGVRSREAAEAMIAHGATRIGASASVEIIKGLQANGQGY
- a CDS encoding cupin domain-containing protein, whose amino-acid sequence is MNPFPSHRRIPPVRRFRPHAGRFRWEEVPLRTYKPEANSFRGVTRQVLFDAADGLPVQVRYFEIVPGGFSSLERHEHPHAVVILRGRGRVLIGTEIHAVAPFDLVHVPPMTWHQLRAGAEPLGFLCLVAHDRDRPQYPTPDELAALRARPDVAAFLQP
- a CDS encoding SPOR domain-containing protein yields the protein MHRPVPLRLLCLMLALGLGACSAGRSATDTGQTGPDAGEAGLELSDFEDFDPTPYAESPPETVTTIEHDVPDRLLRGQADQGVEQLVQGYRIQIFQTLDKEQAFLREEEVENWWASLSETERPRGLPDTLPVYVRYHQPYYRVRVGDFTSRSAAEAVLARLAKRFPGAFIAPDLVTVVR